From Pseudomonas putida, one genomic window encodes:
- a CDS encoding ABC transporter permease has protein sequence MSVELRTNWVALNTIVYREVRRFLRIWPQTLLPPAITMVLYFVIFGNLIGRQIGDMGGFTYMQYIVPGLIMMSVITNSYGNVVSSFFGSKFQRSIEELMVSPVSPHTILVGYVLGGVLRGLAVGVIVTILSMFFTDLQVHHLGVTVVVVLLTATIFSLLGFVNAVFARNFDDISIIPTFVLTPLTYLGGVFYSINLLPPFWQTVSLANPVLHMVNSFRYGILGVSDISIGTAITFMLVATAVLYALCVRLLVSGRGMRA, from the coding sequence ATGAGTGTGGAACTGCGCACCAACTGGGTCGCCCTGAACACCATCGTCTACCGCGAAGTGCGGCGCTTCCTGCGTATCTGGCCGCAAACCTTGCTGCCCCCGGCCATTACCATGGTGCTGTACTTCGTCATCTTCGGTAACCTGATTGGCCGGCAGATCGGCGACATGGGTGGTTTCACCTACATGCAGTACATCGTGCCGGGGCTGATCATGATGTCGGTGATCACCAACTCCTACGGCAACGTGGTGTCGAGCTTCTTCGGCAGCAAGTTCCAGCGCTCGATTGAAGAGCTGATGGTGTCGCCGGTGTCGCCGCACACGATTCTCGTCGGCTATGTGCTGGGTGGCGTGCTGCGCGGGCTGGCGGTCGGGGTGATCGTGACCATCCTGTCGATGTTCTTTACCGACCTGCAGGTGCACCACTTGGGTGTGACCGTGGTCGTGGTGTTGCTGACGGCCACCATCTTCTCGCTGCTGGGCTTCGTCAACGCTGTGTTTGCACGCAACTTCGACGACATCTCGATCATCCCGACCTTCGTGCTGACGCCGCTGACCTACCTGGGCGGGGTGTTCTATTCGATCAACCTGCTGCCGCCGTTCTGGCAGACCGTGTCGCTGGCCAACCCGGTGCTGCACATGGTCAACTCGTTCCGCTACGGCATCCTAGGGGTGTCGGATATCAGCATTGGTACGGCGATCACCTTCATGCTGGTCGCCACTGCGGTGCTCTATGCACTGTGCGTTCGCCTGCTGGTCAGCGGCCGCGGCATGCGCGCCTGA
- the lpxK gene encoding tetraacyldisaccharide 4'-kinase: MALADRLLAAWYAGHPALALLRPLEALYRRVVTRKRARFLSGESASYRAPVPVIVVGNITIGGTGKTPMILWLIEHCRRQGLRVGVVSRGYGAKPPRLPWRVEASQRAEQAGDEPLLIVQRTGVPLMIDPDRSRAVQALLASEPLDLILCDDGMQHYRLARDLELVLIDAARGLGNGRCLPAGPLREPAERLQEADAVLFNGATVDRPEGFAFRLQPSALVNLRSGERRALDFFPPGQRLHAVAGIGNPQRFFNTLLGLNWQPVPHPFADHAQFSAQSLAFSPSLPLVMTEKDAVKCRAFAADDWWYLAVEAVPTPAFCDWFDSQLQRLLPGPRTP, translated from the coding sequence ATGGCGCTCGCCGACCGTCTGCTAGCCGCCTGGTACGCCGGGCATCCGGCCCTTGCCCTGCTGCGCCCGCTCGAAGCGCTTTACCGGCGGGTGGTGACGCGCAAGCGCGCGCGGTTTCTCAGTGGCGAAAGCGCCAGCTACCGCGCCCCGGTGCCGGTCATCGTAGTGGGCAACATCACCATTGGTGGCACCGGCAAGACGCCGATGATCCTCTGGTTGATCGAGCATTGCCGACGCCAGGGGCTGAGGGTGGGGGTGGTCAGCCGCGGCTACGGTGCAAAACCGCCTCGGTTGCCCTGGCGTGTCGAAGCCTCGCAGCGTGCCGAGCAGGCCGGCGATGAGCCTTTGCTGATCGTTCAGCGCACGGGTGTGCCGCTGATGATCGACCCCGACCGCTCCCGCGCCGTGCAGGCATTGCTGGCCAGCGAGCCGTTGGACCTGATCCTGTGTGACGACGGTATGCAGCACTATCGCCTGGCGCGCGACCTGGAGCTGGTGCTGATCGATGCTGCGCGTGGCCTGGGCAATGGCCGCTGCCTGCCGGCCGGCCCTCTGCGCGAGCCTGCCGAGCGCCTGCAAGAGGCCGATGCGGTGCTGTTCAATGGCGCCACTGTCGATCGCCCCGAGGGCTTCGCTTTTCGTCTGCAACCCAGTGCGCTGGTCAACCTGCGCAGTGGAGAGCGCCGCGCGCTCGACTTCTTTCCTCCTGGCCAGCGCCTGCATGCGGTGGCCGGTATCGGCAACCCGCAACGTTTCTTCAACACCCTGCTGGGGCTAAACTGGCAGCCGGTGCCGCATCCGTTCGCCGACCACGCCCAGTTCAGCGCGCAAAGCCTGGCTTTCAGCCCGTCGCTGCCATTGGTGATGACCGAGAAGGACGCGGTGAAGTGCCGGGCCTTCGCTGCCGATGACTGGTGGTACCTGGCCGTGGAGGCGGTGCCTACGCCGGCTTTCTGCGACTGGTTCGACAGCCAGCTGCAACGCTTGCTGCCAGGGCCGCGAACGCCCTGA
- a CDS encoding DNA internalization-related competence protein ComEC/Rec2 — protein MRTGMFALALGLLCLGIVPQLPSVGWLWLLLGGGLLCLCTRLWPLGCFALGLCWACWSAQQALDDRLASGLDGRTLWLEGRVVGLPTHTARGVRFELEQPRSRRAALPQRLQLHWFDGPPLRAGERWRLAATLQRPAGLLNPHGPDREAQLLARRIGATGTVKAGHVLDAAQPGWRDALRQRLLSVAAHGREAALVALVLGDGAGLAREDWQALQATGTVHLLVISGQHIGLVAGLLYALVAGLARRGLWPAALPWLPCACGLALGAALAYGWLAGAGVPVQRACLMLAVVLLWRLRFRHLGALFPLLLALTGVLLAEPLAPLLPGFWLSFAAVATLVYCFSSRLGRWRPWQGWTRAQWVIAIGLLPVLIATGLPVSLSAPLANLLAVPWISLAVLPLALLGTLLLPLAGVGEGLLWLAGGLLDVLFRSLAWVADWRPAWLPPALPTWAWLMVCLGALLVLLPSGVPLRSLGGTLLLALWVPREAVPPGQVEVWQLDVGQGLAVLLRTQHHSLLYDAGPARGDSDLGERVVLPTLHKLGVKRLDIMLVSHAHADHAGGAPAVNRGLPVVRALGGEALEDLALQPCTRGEQWEWDGVRFSLWHWAQGQSSNDRSCVLLVEAQGERLLLAGDMEAGAERAWLADHAAPRIDWLQSPHHGSRSSSTEAFIRATAPRGVLISRGRNNGFGHPHVQVLERYRRHGLAIHDTAVEGALRLMLGSRGEVEGVRGQRRFWRSRGAYPHAIP, from the coding sequence ATGCGCACAGGGATGTTTGCGCTGGCGCTCGGGCTGTTGTGCCTGGGTATTGTTCCCCAATTGCCATCGGTCGGGTGGCTGTGGCTGCTGCTCGGTGGCGGCCTGCTTTGCCTGTGCACACGCCTTTGGCCGCTGGGTTGCTTTGCGCTGGGGCTGTGCTGGGCTTGCTGGTCGGCGCAGCAGGCACTGGATGACCGCCTGGCCTCTGGCCTGGATGGCCGTACGCTGTGGCTGGAGGGCCGGGTGGTCGGCTTGCCGACCCACACGGCGCGTGGGGTGCGCTTTGAGCTGGAGCAACCGCGCTCGCGCCGCGCTGCGTTGCCCCAGCGCCTGCAATTGCATTGGTTCGATGGCCCACCGCTGCGTGCTGGCGAGCGCTGGCGCCTGGCCGCTACCCTGCAGCGCCCGGCCGGGCTGCTCAACCCGCACGGTCCGGACCGGGAGGCACAGTTGTTGGCCAGGCGCATCGGTGCCACTGGCACGGTCAAGGCCGGCCATGTGCTGGATGCCGCGCAGCCGGGCTGGCGTGACGCTCTGCGCCAGCGCTTGTTGAGTGTCGCTGCCCATGGCCGGGAAGCTGCCCTCGTCGCGCTGGTGCTCGGTGATGGCGCCGGCTTGGCCCGCGAGGACTGGCAAGCGCTGCAGGCCACGGGCACAGTCCACCTGTTGGTGATTTCGGGGCAGCACATCGGCCTGGTCGCCGGCTTGCTCTACGCCCTGGTCGCCGGCCTGGCGCGCCGGGGCCTGTGGCCTGCGGCTCTACCCTGGTTGCCGTGTGCATGTGGCCTGGCCCTGGGCGCGGCGCTGGCCTATGGCTGGCTGGCCGGTGCGGGGGTGCCGGTGCAGCGCGCCTGCCTGATGCTGGCCGTGGTCTTGCTCTGGCGCCTGCGCTTTCGCCATCTTGGGGCGCTGTTCCCTTTGCTGCTGGCGCTCACCGGGGTGCTGCTGGCCGAGCCCCTGGCCCCGCTGTTGCCTGGTTTCTGGCTGTCGTTCGCGGCAGTGGCGACCCTGGTCTACTGCTTCAGTTCGCGTCTTGGCAGGTGGCGGCCCTGGCAAGGGTGGACCCGCGCCCAGTGGGTGATCGCCATCGGCCTGCTGCCGGTATTGATCGCCACCGGTTTGCCGGTCAGCCTGAGTGCGCCATTGGCCAACTTGCTGGCAGTACCCTGGATCAGCCTGGCGGTATTGCCTTTGGCGCTGCTTGGGACCTTGCTGCTGCCGTTGGCAGGGGTAGGTGAAGGCCTGTTGTGGCTGGCAGGTGGGCTCTTGGACGTCTTGTTCCGGTCGCTGGCGTGGGTAGCGGACTGGCGCCCGGCATGGCTACCGCCTGCGTTGCCGACCTGGGCCTGGCTGATGGTCTGCCTGGGGGCGTTGCTGGTGCTGCTGCCGTCCGGCGTGCCCCTGCGCAGCCTGGGCGGGACCCTGCTGCTGGCGTTGTGGGTGCCCAGGGAAGCTGTGCCCCCTGGGCAGGTGGAAGTCTGGCAGCTGGATGTCGGGCAGGGCTTGGCGGTCTTGCTGCGCACCCAACATCACAGCCTGCTCTACGACGCCGGGCCTGCGCGGGGCGATAGTGATCTGGGTGAGCGGGTGGTGTTGCCCACTTTGCACAAGCTGGGCGTCAAGCGCCTGGACATCATGCTCGTCAGCCATGCCCATGCCGACCATGCCGGTGGCGCACCGGCCGTGAACCGTGGGTTGCCGGTGGTGCGTGCGCTGGGCGGCGAAGCGCTGGAGGACCTTGCCCTGCAGCCGTGTACGCGTGGTGAGCAGTGGGAATGGGATGGGGTGCGCTTTTCGCTGTGGCATTGGGCCCAAGGGCAGAGCAGCAACGACCGCTCGTGCGTGCTGCTGGTCGAGGCGCAGGGAGAGCGGCTGCTATTGGCAGGCGATATGGAGGCGGGGGCCGAGCGCGCATGGTTGGCGGACCACGCCGCGCCACGTATCGATTGGCTGCAGTCGCCGCACCATGGCAGCCGCAGTTCCTCGACCGAGGCATTCATCCGCGCCACGGCGCCGCGCGGGGTGCTGATTTCGCGCGGGCGTAACAACGGTTTCGGGCATCCGCATGTGCAGGTGCTCGAGCGGTATCGGCGGCATGGGCTGGCCATTCACGATACGGCGGTGGAGGGGGCGTTGCGGTTGATGTTGGGAAGCCGTGGCGAAGTGGAGGGCGTACGGGGGCAACGACGCTTTTGGCGCAGTAGGGGGGCATACCCCCACGCAATTCCCTGA
- a CDS encoding low molecular weight protein-tyrosine-phosphatase produces the protein MRVLFVCLGNICRSPTAEGVLRHQLQVAGLAGQVHVASAGTGDWHVGKGPDSRTCKAALARGYDLSQQRAQQVKAEHFAEYDLILAMDESNLRHLRAMRAPNATGELDLFLRRYGAAVDEVPDPYYGGAEGFEQVLDLIEAACHELVVEIKGRL, from the coding sequence ATGCGCGTCCTGTTCGTTTGCCTGGGCAATATCTGCCGGTCGCCCACCGCCGAGGGTGTGCTGCGCCATCAGTTGCAGGTCGCGGGCCTGGCTGGGCAGGTGCACGTGGCGTCCGCCGGGACCGGTGACTGGCACGTGGGCAAGGGGCCCGACAGCCGCACCTGCAAGGCCGCACTGGCGCGGGGCTATGACCTGTCGCAACAGCGTGCCCAGCAGGTCAAGGCTGAGCACTTTGCCGAGTACGACCTGATTCTGGCCATGGACGAAAGCAACCTGCGCCACCTGCGCGCCATGCGTGCCCCCAATGCGACTGGCGAGCTTGACCTGTTCCTGCGCCGCTATGGGGCGGCTGTGGATGAAGTGCCGGACCCTTACTACGGCGGCGCAGAGGGGTTCGAGCAGGTGCTGGACCTGATCGAGGCGGCCTGCCATGAGCTGGTTGTCGAAATCAAGGGGCGGTTATGA
- the kdsB gene encoding 3-deoxy-manno-octulosonate cytidylyltransferase yields MSLNFTVVIPARLRSTRLPGKPLLLIAGKPMVQHVWEQARKSGAGRVVIATDDASIVEACQAFGAEVLMTRADHESGTDRLAEVAAQLGLPADAIVVNVQGDEPLIPPVIIDQVAANLAAHPEAGIATLAEPIHDPETVFNPNAVKVVSDKNGLALSFSRAPLPWARDVFANDRNQLPQGVPYRRHIGMYAYRVGFLQDFVSWGPCWLEQTEALEQLRALWHGVRIHVADAIEAPAVGVDTAHDLERVRRLLEA; encoded by the coding sequence ATGAGCCTGAACTTCACCGTGGTCATTCCCGCCCGGCTGCGCTCGACGCGCCTGCCGGGCAAGCCGTTGTTGCTGATCGCCGGCAAGCCGATGGTTCAGCACGTCTGGGAGCAGGCGCGCAAGAGCGGTGCCGGCCGTGTGGTCATCGCCACCGACGACGCCAGTATCGTCGAGGCCTGCCAGGCCTTTGGGGCTGAAGTACTGATGACCCGCGCCGACCATGAGTCGGGTACCGACCGCCTGGCTGAAGTGGCTGCGCAGCTTGGCCTGCCGGCCGACGCCATCGTGGTCAACGTCCAGGGGGATGAGCCGCTCATCCCGCCGGTGATCATCGACCAGGTCGCAGCCAACCTGGCGGCGCATCCGGAGGCAGGTATTGCCACCCTGGCCGAGCCGATCCACGACCCCGAAACCGTGTTCAACCCCAATGCGGTCAAGGTGGTCAGCGACAAGAACGGCCTGGCCTTGAGCTTCAGCCGTGCGCCGCTGCCGTGGGCACGTGACGTTTTCGCCAATGATCGCAACCAACTGCCGCAAGGTGTGCCTTACCGCCGCCATATCGGCATGTACGCCTACCGCGTCGGTTTCCTTCAGGACTTCGTCAGCTGGGGGCCGTGCTGGCTCGAGCAGACCGAGGCGCTCGAGCAGCTGCGTGCCCTCTGGCATGGCGTGCGTATTCACGTGGCCGATGCCATCGAGGCGCCAGCAGTGGGTGTCGATACTGCACACGACCTCGAGCGCGTACGGCGCTTGCTGGAGGCCTGA
- a CDS encoding Trm112 family protein: protein MDTKLLDILACPITKGPLKLSADKTELISKGAGLAYPIRDGIPVMLESEARTLTDDERLDK, encoded by the coding sequence ATGGACACCAAATTGCTCGACATCCTGGCCTGCCCGATCACCAAGGGGCCGCTCAAGCTCAGCGCTGACAAGACCGAGCTGATCAGCAAGGGCGCTGGCCTGGCCTACCCGATCCGCGATGGCATCCCGGTGATGCTGGAAAGCGAGGCGCGCACCCTGACCGACGACGAGCGTCTGGACAAATGA
- a CDS encoding ExbD/TolR family protein, producing MKFRRNRQRENVDINLASLIDVVFVLLLFFVVTTTFTRETQLRVELPEAVSAEQPGADPEKLVEVTISADGVYSVNNHLLPKSDLATLTEAIQRESGGDNTLPLAISADGKTPHQAVITAMDAAGKLGFSHLRMTTVEAAQGTP from the coding sequence GTGAAGTTCCGGCGCAATCGCCAGCGGGAGAACGTTGACATCAACCTGGCGTCGTTGATCGACGTGGTGTTCGTCCTGCTGCTGTTCTTCGTGGTCACCACCACCTTCACCCGTGAGACCCAGCTGCGTGTGGAGCTGCCTGAGGCCGTCAGCGCCGAACAGCCAGGCGCAGACCCGGAAAAGCTGGTGGAGGTCACCATCAGTGCCGATGGCGTGTATTCGGTGAACAACCACCTGTTGCCCAAGAGCGACCTGGCCACCCTGACCGAGGCGATCCAGCGCGAGTCGGGCGGTGACAACACGCTGCCGCTGGCCATCAGCGCCGACGGCAAGACCCCGCACCAGGCCGTGATCACTGCGATGGATGCCGCCGGCAAGCTCGGTTTCAGCCACCTGCGCATGACCACCGTCGAGGCTGCCCAGGGGACACCTTGA
- a CDS encoding DUF2062 domain-containing protein, which yields MPRRLFKRYMPDPTSIREHKSLRFFGKLLHDPNLWHLNRHSVARAMGVGLFAALIPVPMQMLLAAALAIPVRGNLPIAVSLVWLTNPLTMPPVFFVTYMTGAWLLGTPPRSLPDDLTFEWITDQLATLWQPFLLGSVVCGVVLGIVAWFTTLLYWRWWIGRQWRRRKLRASGAHAAAADQQANAQCIEHRSGDQHEGDRRTNADIRHP from the coding sequence ATGCCGCGCCGCCTTTTCAAACGCTACATGCCGGATCCGACCAGCATTCGGGAACACAAGTCCTTACGCTTTTTCGGCAAGTTGCTGCATGACCCGAATCTTTGGCACCTGAACCGCCACTCGGTGGCCCGGGCCATGGGCGTGGGCCTGTTCGCGGCACTGATTCCCGTCCCCATGCAGATGCTGCTGGCCGCTGCGCTGGCGATCCCGGTGCGTGGCAACCTGCCGATCGCCGTCAGCCTGGTATGGCTGACCAACCCCCTGACCATGCCACCGGTATTTTTCGTCACCTACATGACCGGCGCCTGGTTGCTGGGCACACCGCCGCGCAGCCTGCCCGACGACCTCACCTTCGAATGGATCACCGACCAGCTGGCAACGCTATGGCAGCCGTTCCTGCTGGGCTCGGTGGTGTGCGGTGTGGTGCTGGGCATCGTCGCCTGGTTCACCACCCTGTTGTACTGGCGCTGGTGGATTGGCCGGCAATGGCGCCGGCGCAAGCTCAGGGCCTCAGGCGCGCATGCCGCGGCCGCTGACCAGCAGGCGAACGCACAGTGCATAGAGCACCGCAGTGGCGACCAGCATGAAGGTGATCGCCGTACCAATGCTGATATCCGACACCCCTAG
- a CDS encoding ABC transporter ATP-binding protein: MSSALSIRQLTKTYGNGFQALKGIDLDVAEGDFFALLGPNGAGKSTTIGILSTLVNKTTGTVNVFGHDLDREPAALKRCLGVVPQEFNFNQFEKTFDIVVTQAGYYGIPPKLAKERAEQYLTQLGLWDKRDVQSRSLSGGMKRRLMIARALIHEPRLLILDEPTAGVDIELRRSMWSFLTELNQKGITIILTTHYLEEAEQLCRNIGIIDHGTIVENTSMRQLLGKLHVETFVLDIKQDLASAPVLQGYPCRLLTPHSLEVQVDKDIGITALFAQLALQNIEVQSLRNKTNRLEELFVSLVEKNLSKVAV; this comes from the coding sequence ATGAGTTCTGCCCTGTCCATCCGACAGTTGACCAAAACCTACGGTAATGGCTTCCAGGCCCTTAAAGGGATCGACCTGGACGTCGCCGAAGGTGACTTCTTCGCCTTGCTCGGCCCCAACGGCGCCGGTAAATCCACCACCATCGGCATCCTCTCGACGCTGGTCAACAAGACCACTGGCACGGTGAACGTGTTCGGCCACGACCTGGATCGTGAGCCTGCTGCGCTCAAGCGCTGCCTGGGGGTGGTGCCGCAGGAGTTCAACTTCAACCAGTTCGAGAAGACCTTCGATATCGTGGTCACCCAGGCCGGCTATTACGGTATCCCGCCAAAACTGGCCAAAGAGCGCGCTGAACAGTACCTGACCCAGCTGGGGTTGTGGGACAAGCGCGATGTCCAGTCGCGCTCGTTGTCCGGCGGCATGAAGCGCCGGCTGATGATCGCCCGGGCGTTGATCCACGAGCCACGCCTGCTGATCCTCGATGAACCGACCGCAGGGGTGGACATCGAGCTGCGTCGGTCGATGTGGAGCTTCCTCACCGAGCTCAACCAGAAGGGCATCACCATCATCCTGACCACCCACTACCTGGAAGAAGCCGAACAGCTGTGCCGTAACATCGGCATCATCGACCACGGCACCATCGTCGAGAACACCAGCATGCGCCAGTTGCTGGGCAAGCTGCATGTGGAGACCTTCGTGCTCGACATCAAGCAGGACCTTGCCAGCGCGCCGGTGCTGCAAGGCTACCCGTGCCGGCTGCTGACCCCGCACAGCCTTGAGGTGCAAGTGGACAAGGACATTGGCATCACCGCGCTGTTCGCTCAGCTGGCGCTGCAGAACATCGAGGTGCAGAGCCTGCGCAACAAGACCAACCGACTCGAGGAGCTGTTTGTGTCACTGGTGGAAAAGAACCTGTCGAAGGTGGCCGTATGA
- a CDS encoding MotA/TolQ/ExbB proton channel family protein, with protein sequence MWELVKSGGWMMLPIILSSIAAMAIVVERLWTLRASRVTPPHLLGQVWMWIKDKQLTSDKLKALRADSPLGEILAAGLANSRHGREIMKECIEESASRVIHELERYISTLGTIAAMAPLLGLLGTVLGMIDIFSAFMGTQMTANAAVLASGISKALVTTAAGLMVGIPAVFFHRFLLRRIDELVVGMEQEAIKLVEVIQGDREVEVAGGKA encoded by the coding sequence GTGTGGGAATTGGTCAAGTCCGGTGGTTGGATGATGCTGCCGATCATTCTGAGCTCCATCGCTGCCATGGCTATCGTCGTCGAGCGCCTGTGGACCCTGCGCGCCAGCCGCGTTACCCCGCCACACCTGCTGGGCCAGGTATGGATGTGGATCAAGGACAAGCAACTCACCAGTGACAAGCTCAAGGCCCTGCGCGCCGATTCGCCGCTGGGTGAGATCCTCGCTGCGGGCCTGGCCAACTCGCGCCATGGCCGTGAAATCATGAAAGAGTGCATCGAGGAGTCGGCCTCGCGGGTCATCCACGAACTGGAGCGCTACATCAGCACGCTCGGTACCATCGCCGCGATGGCCCCGCTGCTTGGCCTGCTCGGTACCGTACTGGGCATGATCGATATCTTCAGCGCCTTCATGGGGACGCAGATGACCGCCAATGCGGCCGTGCTGGCCAGTGGTATTTCCAAGGCGCTGGTCACTACGGCGGCTGGCCTGATGGTCGGCATCCCGGCCGTGTTCTTCCACCGTTTCCTGCTGCGCCGCATCGACGAACTGGTGGTGGGCATGGAGCAGGAGGCAATCAAGCTGGTGGAGGTCATCCAGGGCGACCGTGAAGTCGAAGTGGCCGGAGGCAAGGCGTGA
- the murB gene encoding UDP-N-acetylmuramate dehydrogenase → MTAHWQEQVSLKPYNTFGIDVKARYFAQVQSDDEVREALAQARQRGLAVMVIGGGSNLLLTRDVDALVLHMASRGRHVLGDDAGRVVVEAEAGEPWHPFVQWSLQQGFCGLENLSLIPGTVGAAPMQNVGAYGVEIKDVFAGLTALDRHTGELRDFGLEECAFGYRDSLFKRNPGRWLILRVRFALSHRLQAHLDYGPVRQRLAEQGVQAPTAQAISDAICSIRREKLPDPAELGNAGSFFKNPVVAVEQLARIRAEFPGVVAYPQADGQVKLAAGWLIEQAGWKGYRDGDAGVHRLQSLVLVNYGQASGAQLHGLAQRIQADILARFGVALEMEPNLY, encoded by the coding sequence ATGACGGCGCACTGGCAGGAGCAGGTTTCGCTCAAGCCTTACAATACCTTCGGCATCGATGTGAAAGCCCGGTACTTCGCCCAGGTACAGAGCGACGACGAGGTGCGCGAGGCCCTGGCGCAAGCGCGCCAGCGAGGGCTTGCGGTGATGGTCATCGGCGGCGGCAGCAACCTGCTGCTGACCCGTGATGTCGACGCGCTGGTACTGCACATGGCCAGCCGTGGCCGCCACGTCCTCGGTGATGACGCAGGGCGTGTGGTGGTCGAGGCCGAGGCGGGCGAGCCTTGGCACCCGTTCGTGCAATGGTCGTTGCAGCAAGGCTTTTGTGGCCTTGAAAACCTCAGCCTCATCCCGGGCACGGTAGGGGCTGCGCCGATGCAGAATGTGGGCGCCTACGGCGTGGAAATCAAGGATGTGTTCGCCGGGTTGACGGCGCTGGACCGGCACACAGGCGAGCTGCGTGACTTCGGGCTTGAGGAATGTGCTTTTGGTTACCGCGACAGCCTGTTCAAGCGTAACCCTGGGCGGTGGTTGATCCTGCGGGTGCGCTTTGCCTTGAGCCATCGGCTGCAGGCCCATCTGGATTACGGCCCGGTACGTCAGCGCCTGGCCGAGCAGGGCGTGCAGGCGCCGACGGCGCAGGCCATCAGCGACGCTATTTGCAGCATTCGCCGCGAGAAACTGCCCGATCCGGCTGAGCTGGGCAATGCCGGCAGCTTTTTCAAGAACCCGGTGGTTGCCGTCGAACAGCTGGCGCGGATCCGCGCTGAGTTTCCAGGTGTGGTGGCTTATCCCCAGGCTGACGGGCAGGTCAAGCTGGCGGCAGGCTGGTTGATCGAGCAGGCCGGCTGGAAGGGGTATCGAGATGGCGATGCCGGTGTGCACCGTTTGCAGTCGCTGGTGCTGGTCAATTATGGCCAGGCAAGCGGAGCGCAGTTGCATGGCCTGGCGCAACGCATTCAGGCGGATATCCTGGCGCGGTTCGGGGTTGCGCTGGAGATGGAGCCCAACCTGTACTGA